From a region of the Calliphora vicina chromosome 4, idCalVici1.1, whole genome shotgun sequence genome:
- the LOC135958519 gene encoding uncharacterized protein LOC135958519, whose protein sequence is MEELLSMGHMKKVDQSCNVKYYLPHQAVVRESSLTTKVRVVFDASSKTTNGKSLNDILQVGPKLQKDIFDIITKWRSWKYVISSDVEKMFRQIKIDTPDQEYQYVLWRKNPSNPIEQYKLTTVTYGTSSAPFLAIRTLIEIANHCKDEEISSRIKEDFYMDDLLTGADTIQDCKKIREAISNHLDKFGFHLRKWISNNGQIIKTDNFENNEVLNIQEDACLKTLGLQWNPKTDNFTFDMQIEDDLKITKRIVLSRIARIFDPLGWLTPITVTAKLFIQHLWKLQSDWDEPLDKDLSKTWKSFVQNLPALTNIKINRWIQRSNGTPLQLHGFADASEKAYAAVVYAKVGSTITIVAAKSKVNPIKNKKTLPKLELCAAHLLARLLHKIKYKINAGADIYAWSDSMITLSWIRKPNSKEKFIRTRVSEINQCLPNVKWGYVKSKENPADIGSRGINPEKLESCSLWWCGPEWLKKDKNNWPSEEPDVKEDEKNICLRD, encoded by the exons ATGGAAGAATTGCTATCAATGGGCCATATGAAGAAAGTAGATCAAAGCTGTAATGTTAAATACTACTTACCTCATCAAGCGGTAGTACGAGAAAGTAGCTTAACTACAAAAGTAAGAGTGGTATTCGATGCTTCTTCCAAAACTACCAACGGTAAAAGCTTAAACGACATATTGCAAGTAGGTCCCAAGCTACAAAAAGATATATTTGACATCATTACGAAATGGAGGTCATGGAAATATGTAATATCTTCTGATGTGGAGAAAATGTTTCGCCAAATAAAAATTGATACACCTGATCAAGAATACCAATATGTTTTGTGGAGGAAGAATCCAAGCAATCCAATTGAACAATACAAATTAACAACTGTAACGTATGGTACCAGTTCAGCACCCTTTTTGGCAATTAGAACATTAATTGAAATTGCCAATCATTGTAAAGATGAAGAGATTTCTAGCAGAATAAAAGAAGACTTTTACATGGACGATTTACTAACTGGAGCAGATACAATCCAAGATTGTAAGAAGATACGAGAAGCAATATCCAACCACTTAGATAAATTTGGGTTTCATTTGCGTAAATGGATATCCAACAATGGTCAGATAATAAAAACTGACAACTTTGAAAATAATGAGGTGCTAAACATACAAGAAGATGCATGTTTGAAAACATTGGGTTTGCAATGGAACCCTAAGACGGATAATTTTACATTCGACATGCAAATCGAGGATGATCTTAAAATTACGAAACGGATTGTGTTATCACGTATCGCAAGGATATTCGATCCATTAGGATGGTTAACACCGATTACGGTAACGGCAAAATTGTTTATACAACATTTGTGGAAATTGCAATCAGACTGGGATGAACCATTGGATAAAGATCTCAGTAAAACTTGGAAATCGTTTGTTCAAAACTTGCCAGCGCtgacaaacataaaaataaatcgaTGGATTCAACGATCAAACGGGACACCATTACAATTGCATGGGTTTGCAGATGCATCTGAAAAGGCTTATGCTGCTGTGGTTTATGCAAAAGTTGGCTCAACAATTACAATAGTAGCCGCAAAAAGCAAAGTAAACCCCATAAAAAACAAGAAGACTCTGCCTAAATTGGAATTGTGTGCAGCGCATCTGTTAGCGAGATTATTGCATAAAATCAAGTACAAAATCAACGCTGGTGCAGACATTTATGCATGGAGTGATTCTATGATCACATTATCATGGATAAGAAAGCCTAATAGCAAAGAGAAATTCATAAGAACAAGAGTTTCCGAAATAAATCAATGTTTGCCAAATGTGAAATGGGGCTAtgtaaaatctaaagaaaatccAGCTGATATCGGATCAAGAGGCATTAATCCAGAAAAACTTGAAAGCTGTTCCCTTTGGTGGTGTGGTCCGGAATGGCtcaaaaaagataaaaataattgGCCATCAGAAGAGCCTGATGTCAAG GAAGATGAAAAGAATATTTGCTTACGTGATTAG
- the LOC135958518 gene encoding uncharacterized protein LOC135958518, giving the protein MSTNTLSSVLLATAQVRVKSLHLEYITLRALIDQGSQITSISEEAAQILQLPRKKTEVKLQGLGQTVVGVAKAKINLEIHPRFLSNEMITAEALILPKLVATHPDVSFNYDVQKWKNFNLADPNFNKADRIDIVIGADLFSQILEDGVHREEKILGQNTKLGWILSGVIRVNHKSNTKSVATTNIERFWEIEEIEEENSPDEEDKCLKLYSETTRRDEDGKFIVRLPFLEDCELGDSYKRAMARLMSLEAAKRKSITK; this is encoded by the coding sequence ATGAGCACGAACACATTGAGCAGCGTATTGCTAGCTACAGCCCAAGTGCGGGTAAAATCCTTACATCTAGAATATATAACATTACGGGCTTTAATTGATCAAGGTTCGCAGATAACCTCTATAAGCGAAGAAGCAGCACAAATCCTCCAATTACCCAGGAAGAAAACTGAGGTTAAACTACAAGGCCTGGGACAAACAGTGGTAGGAGTtgcaaaagcaaaaataaacttagaaatacATCCGAGATTTCTAAGCAACGAGATGATAACAGCAGAGGCATTAATATTACCAAAATTAGTGGCAACTCATCCCGATGTATCATTTAATTATGATGTGCAAAAATGGAAAAACTTCAATTTAGCAGATCCCAATTTCAACAAAGCAGATAGAATTGATATTGTTATTGGTGCCGACTTATTCTCGCAAATATTGGAAGACGGTGTACATCGTGAAGAGAAAATTCTTGGGCAAAACACTAAGTTGGGTTGGATTCTATCTGGCGTGATCCGAGTAAACCATAAAAGCAATACAAAATCAGTAGCTACTACCAACATTGAAAGGTTCTGGGAAATCGAGGAAATAGAGGAGGAAAATTCCCCAGACGAGGAAGATAAATGCCTAAAACTATATTCTGAAACAACAAGAAGAGATGAAGATGGTAAATTTATCGTAAGACTACCATTTTTAGAAGATTGCGAGCTTGGCGATTCTTACAAGAGGGCGATGGCTCGATTGATGAGTCTAGAGGCGGCTAAAAGAAAATCCATTACTAAATAA